One Algoriphagus sp. Y33 genomic window, AGTCATTCTCCTGAACCAAAATATGCTTAGACAAGGATACCATGTATTTCTTGATCACACCATCTTTGGATTCGATGATGATCTCTCTGTTACCTCTCTTGATACCGCCGTAAGTCACTACACCATCGATCTCAGAAACTACAGCCGGATTGGATGGGTTTCTTGCTTCGAATAGCTCGGTAACTCGTGGAAGACCACCGGTAATATCTCTTGTTTTACCTACAGACCTTGGTATTTTCACCAGGATCTGACCGGATCTTACCTTATCACCTGCGTCAATTGCCAAGTGGGCACCTACAGGGATATTGTATCCTTTAGACTCCTCGCCATAGTTTACTATGATAGCAGGGTTCTTGGTTCTATCTTTTGTATCGATGATTACTTTCTCACGGAAACCTGTCTGATCATCGGACACTTCCTTATAAGTAACACCTTCTACAATTGCCTCGAATTCAATCTTACCGTCAAACTCGGAAAGGATAACTGCATTGTATGGATCCCACTTACAAAGGGTCTGGCCCTTGGTAATCTTCTCACCATCTTTCACATTCACAATAGCGCCATAAGGAGCATGGTTAGACACTAATGTCTTGCCCGACTTAGGATCATTGATCTTGATTTCACCTGATCTACCCATGACAACTGTAATGTGTTCGCCATCTTTGTTGGTAGTCTCGATCAATCTTAATTCTTCATCGAATTCCACTACACCGTCGAACTTGGCAATCACACTGGCTTCAACAGCCATGTTTGATGCAGTACCACCTACGTGGAATGTTCTTAGTGTAAGCTGAGTACCCGGCTCACCGATAGACTGTGCTGCGATAACCCCTACCGATTCACCTTCCTGTACCATATGGCCGGTAGTCAGGTTTCTTCCATAGCACTTACCACAAACTCCTCTACGGGTTTCGCAAGTCAGTACAGATCTGATCTCCACTTCATCAATTCCTGCATCATCAATCAGCTTAGCTACTTCATCGTTAATCTGAAGACCTGATTCTACGATCAATTCATCCGTAAGAGGATGGAAAATATCGTGAACAGAAACACGTCCCAGGACTCTTTCAGAAAGAGGCTCAACGATCTCGTCATTGTCTCTCAATGGCTGTACAAGAAGTCCTCTCAAGCTACCACAGTCATCTTCAGTGACAATCATATCCTGAGCCACATCTACCAAACGTCTGGTTAGGTAACCCGCATCAGCAGTTTTCAATGCAGTATCTGCAAGACCTTTACGTGCACCGTGAGTGGAGATAAAGTACTCCAACACATCCAAGCCTTCTTTGAAGTTGGAAAGGATTGGGTTTTCGATGATCTCACCTACAGACCCCTGAAGGTTTTTCTGTGGCTTAGCCATCAAACCTCTCATACCACCCAACTGACGAATCTGTTCTCTGGAACCACGGGCTCCTGAGTGCATCATCATATAGATAGCATTGAATCCTTGCTTATCCTCTTCCATCTGCTTCATCAGATTATTAGTCAGATGAGAGTTGGTACGGGTCCAGATGTCAATTACTTGATTGTATCGTTCGTTATCGGTGATTAGCCCCATCAAGTAGTTGTTCCATACCTGGTCCACTTCTTCTTTGGCCTTATTAATCATCGGTTCTTTTTCTTCTGGGATAATTACATCATTCAACCCCATAGAAAGACCGCCTTTGTAGGCCATCTGGAATCCTAGGTGCTTGATATCATCCAAGAATTGAGCTGTACGTGCCATTCCACATACCTTAACCACCTTAGCAATAATCTGCTGTAGTTTTTTCTTGGTCAAAAGCTCGTTTACATAACCTACTTCTTTTGGAACAAATTGGTTGAAAATCAAACGGCCGGCTACGGTCTCGATGATCTCATCCTTGTATCCTCCATCTTCGGTTCTTACCTGCACTTTACATTTGATATTCGCATGCTTGGAGATTTTCTCTTCATTCAATGCAATAATCACCTCTTCAGTGCTGTAGAATGTCATTCCTTCACCGGCAACAATCTCCTCAGGAGTAGATCTCTTGCCCTTGGTCACGTAGTACAGACCCAACACCATATCCTGAGAAGGTACAGTAATCGGAGCTCCGTTGGCAGGGTTAAGAATGTTGTGCGAAGAAAGCATCAAAGTAGAAGCCTCCAAAATAGCCTCATGTCCAAGAGGAACGTGAACTGCCATCTGATCACCGTCAAAATCGGCGTTGAATGCAGTACATACCAATGGATGAAGCTGGATAGCTTTTCCTTCTATAAGTTTTGGCTGGAAAGCTTGAATACCCAGTCTGTGAAGTGTAGGAGCACGGTTAAGGAGCACAGGGTGTCCCTTAAGTACATTCTCCAAGATATCCCAAACCACAGGATCCTTACGATCCACGATTTTCTTAGCTGACTTTACTGTCTTCACAATACCTCTTTCGATCAGTTTTCTGATGATAAAAGGCTTAAAAAGTTCAGCTGCCATATTTTTAGGAAGACCACACTCGTGAAGCTTCAATTCAGGACCTACTACGATCACAGAACGACCGGAGTAATCCACACGCTTACCGAGCAAGTTTTGACGGAATCGGCCTTGCTTACCTTTCAACATATCAGAAAGGGACTTCAACGCACGGTTTCCATCAGATCTTACCGCATTTACTTTTCTGGAGTTATCGAATAGGGAATCCACAGCTTCCTGAAGCATTCTCTTTTCGTTTCTCAAAATCACCTCAGGAGCTTTGATATCGATCAAACGCTTCAGACGGTTGTTTCTGATGATAACTCTTCTATAAAGGTCATTCAGATCGGAAGTCGCAAAACGACCACCATCCAAAGGAACCAATGGACGCAATTCCGGTGGAATCACTGGAACCATACGAACGACCATCCACTCAGGTCGGTTTTCGATTCTGGTTCTAGCATCACGGAATGCTTCTACCACTTTAAGCCTCTTAAGTGCTTCTGCTTTTCTCTGCTGAGAAGTATCAGTAGCAGCTTGGTGACGAAGTGAGTATGAAAGGTCATCCAGATCAATTCTTGCCAATAGCATCTCCAATGCTTCAGCACCCATTTTGGCGATGAATTTATTGGGATCTTCATCGTCAAGCATATGGTTTTCCTTAGGAAGCTTGTCCATGATATCCAAGTATTCATCTTCAGTCAAGAAGTCTAAGTACTGAACTCCTTCTTCTGCTTTGATACCTGCCTGAACTACCGCATAACGCTCGTAATAGACAATCTGGTCAAGTTTCTTAGTCGGAAGACCAAGAAGGTAACCAATTTTGTTAGGAAGAGATTTGAAATACCAAATGTGGGCTACCGGTACTACCAGTTCGATGTGCCCCATTCGCTCTCTTCTCACTTTCTTCTCTGTAACCTCTACACCGCAGCGGTCACAGATAATACCTTTATACCTGATGCGCTTATACTTGCCACAATGACACTCCCAGTCTTTCACCGGGCCAAAGATTCGCTCACAGAACAATCCGCCCATTTCAGGCTTGTACGTTCTGTAATTGATAGTCTCTGGCTGGGTCACCTCACCGTTTGAACTGTCCAGAATAGATTCTGGGGAAGCCAAACTGATGGTGACTCTGGAAAAATCATTGCTAAGTTTTTTATTTTTTCTGAACGCCATAGTTTTTTGAAAGATATGTAAAGGGCTCTTACGAGCCCATTCGCTTTATTAATCTAGGGTAATTTCAAGAGCCAAACCTCTTAACTCATGAACCAATACATTGAATGATTCAGGAATATTAGGTTTTGGAAGGTTCTCACCCTTCACAATCGCTTCGTAAGCTTTTGCTCTACCGATTACGTCATCAGACTTCACTGTCAGAATTTCCTGAAGTACGTGTGATGCACCAAATGCTTCCAGTGCCCAAACTTCCATCTCTCCGAAACGCTGGCCACCAAACTGAGCTTTACCGCCCAATGGCTGCTGTGTAATCAAGGAGTATGGTCCGATGGAACGTGCGTGCATCTTATCATCTACTAAGTGACCAAGTTTCAGCATGTATGCGATACCTACTGTGATTGGCTGATCGAATTTCACACCCGAAAGACCATCGTATAGATAAGTACGCCCGTAAGCCGGTAACCCTGCCAATTCCAATTCGTGAGCTACTTCTTCCATAGAAGCACCATCAAAGATTGGTGTAGCATATTTTTTATCAAGTACCTGACCAGCCCATGCTAGCACAGTTTCGAAAATCTGCCCGATGTTCATACGGGAAGGTACACCTAGTGGATTCAATACAATATCCATTGGAGTTCCATCCTCGAGGAATGGCATGTCTTCGTCTCTTACTATTCTTGCTACGATACCTTTGTTACCGTGACGACCTGCCATCTTATCACCCACTTTCAGCTTACGCTTCTTGGCGATGTAAACTTTGGCAAGTTGAACGATACCTGCAGGAAGTTCGTCTCCTACTTCAAGTGTAAATCTTTCTCTCTTGAAGGTACCCGCAATCTCATTTCTAGAATTGATGAAGTTTTTCACCAACTGAGAAATCAACTCATTGGTATGAGGGTCATTTGTCCAGTCATCAAGGACTATATCGGAAATTAGGTTAGCTTCTTCAGGCACATTGTAATTGCTCTCATCTCTGTAAGGGTTCTTAGCAGGGAAAAGATTGTTTTCAATGTTTTTTGCATTGAATTTCTGGCCTTTGGTGATGATCTCGTCACCAAATTTATGCTTCACACCCTGGGAGGTTTTCCCATCAAGGATAGTCACCATCTTATTGATCATTCGGGCTCTGATGCCCAAAAGATCCTTAGAATATCTTCCCTTAAGTTTTTCAACCTCTGCTTTAGACTTAGCTCTTACATCTTTGTCCTTCTTAGGTCTCGCAAATAGCTTTGTCTCGATCACCACACCATTCAATGAAGGAGAAGCTTTCAAAGACGCATCTTTCACATCACCGGCTTTATCACCAAAGATTGCTCTAAGCAATTTCTCTTCAGGAGTAGGATCAGTTTCACCTTTAGGCGTGATCTTACCGATGATGATATCACCTTCTTTTACTTCAGCTCCAATCGCGATGATACCATGCTCATCAAGATTTTTAACTGCTTCTTCAGAGACGTTAGGGATTTCAGAAGTCAACTCTTCCTCACCTCTCTTCGTATCACGAACTTCCAATTGGAACTCTTCTACGTGGATGGAAGTAAAAATATCTTCTCTTACCACACGCTCAGAGATTACGATAGCATCCTCAAAGTTATATCCTTGCCAAGGCATGTACGCCACTTTCAGGTTTTTACCCAGAGCTAGTTCACCGTTATTAGTAGAATAACCTTCTACCAGCACCTGACCTTTTTTCACCTTCTGTCCCTTCAGGACCAAAGGAGTAAGGTTGATTGTAGTATCCTGGTTAGTTCTTCTGAATTTGATCAGATCGTAAGTTTTATATTCATCTGTGAAGTTTACCAATAGCTCATCATCAGTCAGATCGTACTTGATAGTGATTCTCTTAGCATCTACATAATCTACTACACCATTTGCTTCAGCAATGATAAGCGATCTTGAATCCACAGCTGCTTTTGCTTCCAAGCCAGTGCCCACAATAGGGGCTTCAGCTTTCAACAAAGGCACAGCTTGACGCTGCATGTTGGATCCCATCAAAGCACGGTTGGCATCATCATGTTCCAAGAATGGAATCAAAGATGCGGCAACTGATACAATTTGATTAGGAGCAACGTCCATATAAGTGATTTCAGAGGGCTCCAACACAGGGAAGTCACCTTCAAATCTTGCTTTCACTTTTTCATTGATAAACTTGCCGGACTCGTCCAATGGGGCATTTGCCTGTGCAATGTTGTGATTATCTTCCTCTTCAGCAGTAAGGAACAAAATGTCCTCAGCCTTCATACTTACTTTACCCTCTTTCACCTTACGGTAAGGAGTCTCAAGGAAGCCCATTGAGTTCACTTTGGCATGAACACAAAGGGAAGAAATCAAACCAATGTTTGGACCTTCAGGAGTTTCGATAGTACAAAGACGACCGTAGTGCGTATAGTGAACATCCCTAACCTCAAACCCCGCTCTTTCTCTAGAAAGACCACCAGGACCCAAAGCAGAAAGCCTCCTCTTGTGAGTCAACTCCGCCAATGGATTGGTTTGATCCATAAACTGAGAAAGCTGGTTTGTACCAAAGAAGGAATTGATCACGGATGAAAGCGTACGTGCATTGATCAAATCGACCGGTTTAAAGTCTTCATTGTCACGAACATTCATTCGCTCACGGATCGTCCTGGCCATTCTAGCCAAACCTACACCGAACTGGCTATATAGCTGCTCACCTACTGTTCTTACTCTTCTATTGCTCAAGTGATCAATATCATCGACCACAGCCTTGGAATTAATAAGTCCGATCAGGTATTTTACGATGTTGATAATATCTTCCTTGGTAAGGACGATTTTTTCAGAATCGATGTCAAGACCCAATTTTTTGTTGATTCTATATCGCCCAACTTCACCTAGATCATAACGCTTGTCAGAGAAGAATAAACTGTGAATCACCTCACGGGCCGTAGACTCATCCGGTGCTTCCGTATTTCTCAACTGACGGTAGATAACTTCCACAGCCTCTTTCTCAGAGTTGGAGCTATCTTTCTGTAATGTATTATAGATGATAGAGTAATCAGCCACGTTCACATCTTCTCTATGGAGAATGATGCTTTTAGAGCCTGAGTCCAAAATCATTTCAATGTCTTCGTCTGTAAGTACGGTATCACGCTCAAGCAATACCTCATTTCGATCGATGGAAACCACTTCACCGGTGTCTTCATCCACGAAATCCTCTACCCAAGTTCTTAGAACCCTTGCAGCAAGCTTACGCCCAGCCACTTTCTTCATTGCTGTCTTTGTAGCATTGACTTCCTCAGATAGACCAAACAAATCAAGAATATCTTTGTCAGAGCCATAGCCAATGGATCTTAGCAAGGTTGTTACAGGGAACTTCTTCTTTCGATCGATGTACGCATACATGACATTGTTGATGTCAGTAGCAAATTCAATCCATGACCCTTTGAAAGGTATAATCCTGGCAGAGTAAAGTTTCGTGCCATTTGTGTGTTTGCTTTGGGCAAAGAACACACCCGGAGAACGGTGAAGTTGTGAAACGATAACTCGTTCTGCACCATTAATTACAAATGACCCCTTCTCGGTCATATACGGAAGATTACCTAAGAATACTTCTTGCTCAATCGTTTCGAAATCTTCATTATCCTCATCATGGCAAAGTAATCTTAACTTTGCTTTCAACGGTACAGAGTAGGTCAAGCCGCGGTCAATGCACTCGCTCACAGAATATTTCGGTGGGTCTACTGCATAATCAATAAATTCAAGCGTGAAATTCTCTCTTGAATCACTGATTGGGAAGTTTTCTGCGAATACTTTAAATAAACCGTCTGCCCGGCGTTTTTCTGCTGGCGTATCCAATTGGAAAAAGTCTTTAAAAGACTGCAACTGAATATCGAGGAAATCCGGATAGCTTTTGACCACCTTAATGGAGGAGAAACTTTTCCTTTCGGTTTGATTCTTGATAGCCAAGGTAGTGTATGTTTATGGTGAAATGTTATTATCGAAATTGTTCTATTTCCGATTAGAATAATGCAATTTTGAACCTGTGCATAAACAGGAAAAGACCTGACTAAAATAGTCAGGTCTTAGGTCTGAACCCCAACCTAATAGTTGCGGTTCAGCAAATTATTTGATCTCTACTTCAGCACCGGCTTCTTCCAAAGACTTCTTCAAGCCTTCAGCTTCGTCTTTAGCTACGCCTTCTTTCAATGCTTTAGGAGCAGAGTCAACTAGTTCTTTAGCCTCTTTAAGACCAAGACCTGTCAATTCTTTTACAAGCTTAACAACTGCCAGCTTTGATCCACCGGCAGCTTTCAAGATCACGTCAAAAGTCGTTTTCTCCTCTTCAGCTGCAGCTTCACCGGCACCAGCGCCACCAGCTACAACTACTGCACCTGCAGCAGCTGGCTCGATGCCATACTGATCCTTAAGTATATCTGTCAATTCTTTAACCTCTTTTACAGTCAAGTTTACCAACTGATCTGCAAGTTGCGTAAGATCTGCCATTGTATTTGAAATTTAATATTTATTTGAATGATTTTTTTTAACTTATTTTTCTTCTCTATCAGCAAGCGTCTTAAGCACACCAGTAATATTGTTCTGGCCACTTTGCAATGCTGAGATAAGATTCATCGCAGGAGACTGTAGCAAGCTGATTAGATCGCCCAACAATTCTTCCCTTGACTTCAACTTAGATAACATCTCTAGGTTCTCTTCACCGATGAAAATATCTGCATCGATAGAGGCGCCTTTGAATGCTGGCTTAGTTGCTTTTTTACCTAATTTTTTTCTGAAATCCAGCAATACATTTGCTGGAAGATTACTCGTCTCTTTTGAGAATATAATTCCGGAGAATCCTTTCAATGCTTTATCTGACAACTCCGTAAAGTCGGCATCTAAATTTTCCAATGCTTTCGTCACCAAGGTGTTTTTGTACACTTTGTACTCCACTCCTTTTTCGTAACAAGCTCTTCTGAATGCATTCACTTGTGCTACAGAAAATCCTGAAGCATCAGTGATATAGAAGAAAGGGTTTTCTTTAAATTTCTCAGTAAGACCGTCGATTATTACTTTTTTTTCGTCTCTAGTCATGATTAAATTCCTTGAATGCTACCCTTGTCCACTGCAATCCCAGGAGACATCGTACTGGATAAATGAATACTCTTGAAATACGTTCCTTTAGAAGATGATGGCTTCAGCTTAGAAATAGTAAGGATAAGTTCTTTAACATTTTCTTCGATCTGCGCAGCAGTGAAGGATGCTTTACCTATACCCGCGTGAATAATCCCAAATTTATCTACTTTGAAATCGATTTTACCCGCTTTTACTTCTCTTACCGCCTTAGCTACATCCAGAGTAACAGTTCCTGATTTAGGGTTTGGCATAAGACCTCTTGGTCCTAATACTCTACCCAATCTACCTACTTTCGCCATTACGTTAGGCATAGTGATGATGACATCAATGTCAGTCCATCCGCCTTCGATTTTAGCTATATAGTCGTCCAAGCCTGCGTAATCTGCACCTGCTTCGGTTGCTTCTGCTACTTTGTCAGGAGTACAAAGAACCAATACTTTGATGTCTTTGCCTGTACCATGAGGAAGCGCAACTACGCCTCTTACCATTTGATCAGCTTTACGTGGATCCACACCCAGACGGATGTCAAGATCTACAGAAGCGTCAAACTTCGTCATAGTAATATCCTTCACGATAGTAGAAGCTGCCTCCAGGGAGTACACTTGGCTTGGGTCGTACTTAGAAAGAGCTTCTTTTTGCTTTTTTGTTAACTTAGCCATTGTTTTTTATTTATACTTCCCAAGGGGCTTTACCAGATACTGTGATTCCCATGCTTCGTGCTGTGCCAGCCACCATTTTCATAGCCGACTCCACTTTGAAAGCATTAAGGTCAGGCATTTTAACCTCCGCTATTTCCTTAACCTGATCCCAGGTCACCGATCCTACCTTCTTACGGTTTGGCTCGGCAGATCCGCTTTTAATTTTCGCAGCCTCTAGCAACAAATTTGCCGCAGGAGGTGTTTTTACTACGAAGTCAAAAGACTTATCTGAATAGATCGTAATCAATACAGGAAGCACTTGGCCCATTTTATCCTGGGTACGTGCATTGTACTGCTTACAGAACTCCATAATGTTCAGACCCTTGGAACCAAGAGCCGGACCTACTGGAGGCGACGGGTTTGCCTGGCCACCTTTCACTTGTAGTTTTAAATAACCAGTGATTTCCTTAGCCATTGCTTAGTCTTGTTTTTCTACTTGTATAAAGTTTAATTCAACAGGAGTATTTCGGCCGAAAATCTTAACCATAACATTAAG contains:
- the rplL gene encoding 50S ribosomal protein L7/L12, translating into MADLTQLADQLVNLTVKEVKELTDILKDQYGIEPAAAGAVVVAGGAGAGEAAAEEEKTTFDVILKAAGGSKLAVVKLVKELTGLGLKEAKELVDSAPKALKEGVAKDEAEGLKKSLEEAGAEVEIK
- the rpoC gene encoding DNA-directed RNA polymerase subunit beta' — protein: MAFRKNKKLSNDFSRVTISLASPESILDSSNGEVTQPETINYRTYKPEMGGLFCERIFGPVKDWECHCGKYKRIRYKGIICDRCGVEVTEKKVRRERMGHIELVVPVAHIWYFKSLPNKIGYLLGLPTKKLDQIVYYERYAVVQAGIKAEEGVQYLDFLTEDEYLDIMDKLPKENHMLDDEDPNKFIAKMGAEALEMLLARIDLDDLSYSLRHQAATDTSQQRKAEALKRLKVVEAFRDARTRIENRPEWMVVRMVPVIPPELRPLVPLDGGRFATSDLNDLYRRVIIRNNRLKRLIDIKAPEVILRNEKRMLQEAVDSLFDNSRKVNAVRSDGNRALKSLSDMLKGKQGRFRQNLLGKRVDYSGRSVIVVGPELKLHECGLPKNMAAELFKPFIIRKLIERGIVKTVKSAKKIVDRKDPVVWDILENVLKGHPVLLNRAPTLHRLGIQAFQPKLIEGKAIQLHPLVCTAFNADFDGDQMAVHVPLGHEAILEASTLMLSSHNILNPANGAPITVPSQDMVLGLYYVTKGKRSTPEEIVAGEGMTFYSTEEVIIALNEEKISKHANIKCKVQVRTEDGGYKDEIIETVAGRLIFNQFVPKEVGYVNELLTKKKLQQIIAKVVKVCGMARTAQFLDDIKHLGFQMAYKGGLSMGLNDVIIPEEKEPMINKAKEEVDQVWNNYLMGLITDNERYNQVIDIWTRTNSHLTNNLMKQMEEDKQGFNAIYMMMHSGARGSREQIRQLGGMRGLMAKPQKNLQGSVGEIIENPILSNFKEGLDVLEYFISTHGARKGLADTALKTADAGYLTRRLVDVAQDMIVTEDDCGSLRGLLVQPLRDNDEIVEPLSERVLGRVSVHDIFHPLTDELIVESGLQINDEVAKLIDDAGIDEVEIRSVLTCETRRGVCGKCYGRNLTTGHMVQEGESVGVIAAQSIGEPGTQLTLRTFHVGGTASNMAVEASVIAKFDGVVEFDEELRLIETTNKDGEHITVVMGRSGEIKINDPKSGKTLVSNHAPYGAIVNVKDGEKITKGQTLCKWDPYNAVILSEFDGKIEFEAIVEGVTYKEVSDDQTGFREKVIIDTKDRTKNPAIIVNYGEESKGYNIPVGAHLAIDAGDKVRSGQILVKIPRSVGKTRDITGGLPRVTELFEARNPSNPAVVSEIDGVVTYGGIKRGNREIIIESKDGVIKKYMVSLSKHILVQENDFIRAGEPLSDGAITPNDILAIKGPTAVQEYLVNEIQEVYRLQGVKINDKHIEVIVSQMMQKVEILDAGDTGFLQNQVVDKWAFREENDNILDRKVVMDAGDSSTLKPGMIISARRLRDENSSLKRKDLKLVQVRDAETAVSKPTLQGITAASLGTESFISAASFQETTKVLSEAAIRGKRDELKGLKENVIVGHLIPAGTGQRRLQPIIVGSQEEYDKLSENMERTSSKRSSEAIL
- the rplJ gene encoding 50S ribosomal protein L10, which translates into the protein MTRDEKKVIIDGLTEKFKENPFFYITDASGFSVAQVNAFRRACYEKGVEYKVYKNTLVTKALENLDADFTELSDKALKGFSGIIFSKETSNLPANVLLDFRKKLGKKATKPAFKGASIDADIFIGEENLEMLSKLKSREELLGDLISLLQSPAMNLISALQSGQNNITGVLKTLADREEK
- the rplK gene encoding 50S ribosomal protein L11, with product MAKEITGYLKLQVKGGQANPSPPVGPALGSKGLNIMEFCKQYNARTQDKMGQVLPVLITIYSDKSFDFVVKTPPAANLLLEAAKIKSGSAEPNRKKVGSVTWDQVKEIAEVKMPDLNAFKVESAMKMVAGTARSMGITVSGKAPWEV
- the rplA gene encoding 50S ribosomal protein L1, translated to MAKLTKKQKEALSKYDPSQVYSLEAASTIVKDITMTKFDASVDLDIRLGVDPRKADQMVRGVVALPHGTGKDIKVLVLCTPDKVAEATEAGADYAGLDDYIAKIEGGWTDIDVIITMPNVMAKVGRLGRVLGPRGLMPNPKSGTVTLDVAKAVREVKAGKIDFKVDKFGIIHAGIGKASFTAAQIEENVKELILTISKLKPSSSKGTYFKSIHLSSTMSPGIAVDKGSIQGI
- the rpoB gene encoding DNA-directed RNA polymerase subunit beta, encoding MAIKNQTERKSFSSIKVVKSYPDFLDIQLQSFKDFFQLDTPAEKRRADGLFKVFAENFPISDSRENFTLEFIDYAVDPPKYSVSECIDRGLTYSVPLKAKLRLLCHDEDNEDFETIEQEVFLGNLPYMTEKGSFVINGAERVIVSQLHRSPGVFFAQSKHTNGTKLYSARIIPFKGSWIEFATDINNVMYAYIDRKKKFPVTTLLRSIGYGSDKDILDLFGLSEEVNATKTAMKKVAGRKLAARVLRTWVEDFVDEDTGEVVSIDRNEVLLERDTVLTDEDIEMILDSGSKSIILHREDVNVADYSIIYNTLQKDSSNSEKEAVEVIYRQLRNTEAPDESTAREVIHSLFFSDKRYDLGEVGRYRINKKLGLDIDSEKIVLTKEDIINIVKYLIGLINSKAVVDDIDHLSNRRVRTVGEQLYSQFGVGLARMARTIRERMNVRDNEDFKPVDLINARTLSSVINSFFGTNQLSQFMDQTNPLAELTHKRRLSALGPGGLSRERAGFEVRDVHYTHYGRLCTIETPEGPNIGLISSLCVHAKVNSMGFLETPYRKVKEGKVSMKAEDILFLTAEEEDNHNIAQANAPLDESGKFINEKVKARFEGDFPVLEPSEITYMDVAPNQIVSVAASLIPFLEHDDANRALMGSNMQRQAVPLLKAEAPIVGTGLEAKAAVDSRSLIIAEANGVVDYVDAKRITIKYDLTDDELLVNFTDEYKTYDLIKFRRTNQDTTINLTPLVLKGQKVKKGQVLVEGYSTNNGELALGKNLKVAYMPWQGYNFEDAIVISERVVREDIFTSIHVEEFQLEVRDTKRGEEELTSEIPNVSEEAVKNLDEHGIIAIGAEVKEGDIIIGKITPKGETDPTPEEKLLRAIFGDKAGDVKDASLKASPSLNGVVIETKLFARPKKDKDVRAKSKAEVEKLKGRYSKDLLGIRARMINKMVTILDGKTSQGVKHKFGDEIITKGQKFNAKNIENNLFPAKNPYRDESNYNVPEEANLISDIVLDDWTNDPHTNELISQLVKNFINSRNEIAGTFKRERFTLEVGDELPAGIVQLAKVYIAKKRKLKVGDKMAGRHGNKGIVARIVRDEDMPFLEDGTPMDIVLNPLGVPSRMNIGQIFETVLAWAGQVLDKKYATPIFDGASMEEVAHELELAGLPAYGRTYLYDGLSGVKFDQPITVGIAYMLKLGHLVDDKMHARSIGPYSLITQQPLGGKAQFGGQRFGEMEVWALEAFGASHVLQEILTVKSDDVIGRAKAYEAIVKGENLPKPNIPESFNVLVHELRGLALEITLD